The genomic stretch AAAAATATAGTCTGTTCGTTATTGTGACTGCACTTTTGGTTTCCTGTAATGGGGAGTATCTGGATATTAGCCCTAGGGACAGGATCACAGAAGACCAGGTGTGGAGTGATCCCAGCTTGATCGAATTGTACGTCAATGGAATCTATGCGGGAGTGCCCCATGGATTTGAAACCCATATGTGGTCAAAGTATACAGATGAGGCCTATGGCGACAATACCTGGCTGAGAGGAGAGTGGAACCCGGACAACATTAGTAGTTATGGACAGTCCAGTAACTGGATCGATTATTATGAACAGGCCTATAAGTATATCCGAAGGACGAATGTGTTTTTCTCCGAATTGGACGGGACGCCACTGAGTGATTGGGAAAGGGCCGCATTGTCCGGTCAGGTGAGGTTTCTCAGAGCCTTTATCTATTCGCATTTGCTGTGGAGATATGGAGGGGTGTCCATTGTGGAAGATGTTTTTGAATTGGGGGATGAATATACCTTCCAACGGGATAGTTATGGAGAGGTGGTGGAGTATATTATTGGAGAACTGGAAAGTGTTTTGGCCAACCCTGAGGTGCCAGAGTACATCAGTCCGGGTGCAGACAGTTTTGGCAGGGTCACCAAGCATGCGGCAATGGCTCTTAAATCAAGGGTATATCTGTATGCAGCCAGCGCCCTGACCAATACCGGTAACAATATATCGTTATGGGAAAAGGCAGCATCCTCTGCCAAGGAAATTATCGATCTGGGAGCTTACCAGCTCCATGACAACTACTCCGACGTGTTTCTGGATGTGAACGAAGAGCTGATATTTGCCAGGACATTCAATAGCACCACCGGTCATGCGGCCACCTTCATCAATACCAATCATGTATATGGAGGATATGGTGGATGGGGCGGTAGAAATGCTCCCTCCCAGAATTTGGTGGACGATTATGAAATGGCGAATGGTCAGCCTCCCTATTTGTCTGATGGAAGCATCAACCCAGCGTCTGGATTTGATCCACAACAGCCATATGAAAACAGGGATCCACGTTTTTACCAGACGGTTATCTTTAATGGGGATGAATTCAGGCCAGCCGACAGGGGAAACGCAGGGCCAAAGTATGATGTCACTCAGGAAGCAACGGCCATTAACAATGGTGAGCCGGTAATTACAGGGACAGTGGGACCGGACAATTATAAATTGAACGGGGACAATTCCAGGACTTCATATAGCCTCAAGAAATTCATTGACCGTAATTTGGTAATCAGTAGATCCCAGGCCTATCCCCAGCCATGGATTTTCTTCCGTCTTGGTGAGGTATATCTCAATTATGCCGAATCCAGCTATCACCTTGGCGAGGAGGCAAGTGCAAGGAATTATGTTAACCTGATACGGGAAAGGGCAGGGATACCGCCATTGAGTGATGATGTCGTTGGGGAGGAGCTCCTTGGCAGGATTCGCAATGAAAGAAGGATTGAACTTGCTTTTGAAGGTCATCGGTTTTTTGATGTCAGGAGGTGGATGATTGCTCCGGAAACGGAGTCTAAGGATATCATGGGCGTTGACATATTCGAATTGCCGGACAATACCCTTTATTTTAAGGAAAAAGTATTGATCGAAAGACCGAAATGGCAGGACAAGTTCTATTGGATACCCATTCCAAGAGCTGAAATCAACAAGGACAGCGGCGTGGCCCAAAGTCCTGGTTGGGACTGACCTCTCACTTGTCTTGAAATATTGGTATCTTTATGAAAACCACTGAAAGGATAATTCTCTTTTTCGGTTCTATATGGAATACTGTGGGTAAATTATCCACGGGACTGTCCCACTTGTGCGGATAGATCAGGGGAATAGTTTTGTTCCTACCGCACAAAGCCCCTTGGAGGCAACCTGATTTTACCAAGCTTAAATGCCCAGCGGCATTGGCCAGGACTCCCTTCTCACTATTTTAGCCGACAGAAGTGTCAGCAGGGATGCTCCGTTAGGAGCATTAGCTTGGTAACAGAAATTGGATACAGCATCCTAACAGTGCCGTAGGTACTGACCATGAGCAAGGAAAACATATATCATTATCGACTGCATCAGGAGCATGGGCACCCAAATTCATCCGTCCGCGCGATGCTTCGATCTCCATAGCCCGCTAGCGCTCAGTTTACCCATAGTAAATCATATAGAACCTCTTTTTATAACATTTCGAGCAAAAAATCGCTCTTCGATTTGACTTTTTTCATGATTGTTTAAGGGAATATGTGTATCCGTAATGTAGCACGTAAGCAAATATTATAAAGGCTCTTATTGTTTTCTGTTCTTTTATTCAGGTGTGAAAATGCTTTCAAAAGGTCTTCATGAATGTAACGCATTTCCATTGATGAAAAGAACCAAAAATCTAGGCCCTGGAGCCTTTTTCAAATTGAGTGAATTTGGTATTCCGATTACAGTTTCGTTTGGCTCAATTTGATTTTGTGCCAATTGCCGTGGGCTAAAAATGGGTGGGTCTTGCTTGTCCACTGCGCGAGCTAACGCATTTTTTTAACGCCCCCATTCACTGTCCCAATCCCGGTCGACCGGGACCAAAGGCCGAATAATGGCTTCCCGATGAATATTTCGTTTCTTCGAGGCTACGTGCAAAGTCGCGGAAAGTCATATTAGGGAATAAAACTTTCAAGGTGGCGAATTAGAGATTGACAGAAGTCTTCCATAATGGGTAATTTAGTATGCTCTCCCAAAATACCTGTCCCGAGAACTTTTATAAAACTTGACTTTGCTGGCAGTTACTTTCGTTTCTATGATTTGGTATAGATGTAAACAGTTGTCAAACTACCCGCCCTGTAGTGAAGGTGATTTCTTTCTGGAACAGAAGGCTCGCATTTGGTCAAAGTTAATTTTTTTGGATTGATTTTAATGGGAACTTGTACCTGTTTCATGTTAAAATAATACTATTCGGTTTTTTAATTATTTGGGATTATAGTGTTTGTTTTGTTTATTGATATTTATGCAAAGGAATTGTTTTTTTAACAGATAATTTGGGTTTTTTATTGTCTGATTTAATGTTTATATATGTTTTTTTTATCTTGAGTACATTTGAGTGTGTTTGATATTCCAGTTTGCGTATATATGCGTATGCAAACCTTCTTTTAACGGTAATTTAATCCATTATTTTGTGTGAAAGGTTGTTTGGTGTAATTAAATGGTTTTCAGAAGGTAATAAATGACAGTTTATAACTAAATTAATAGAAGTACGCTGAATTGATTATTGCTTTTTATGAAGCAAATAAAATTGAATTCAGGTTTTGAGCAATTTGAATTATGGGGAAATTATTTAAAATAGTCGTATTTTTTGTGATTGTCTTGGGCATCATGGAAGGTCATGCCCAACAGCTTCCCCAATTCAGCCAATATATATTCAACGGCCTTCATATTAACCCGGGCTATGCGGGGTATAAAGAGGAAGGATATTTACAGTCCACATACAGGTCCCAATGGGCAAACTTCCCAGGTGCCCCAAAAACCATGTCGGTTACGGCGGATTTCAGTGCCAATGAGGGGACAATGGGTTTCGGCTTTTCTTTTTTGCACGACCAGTTAGGTCCCTCTAAGACAATCGGCGGAATGCTGACTTACGCCTACCATATTCAGGTGGGGTATGATGGTTTTTTTGGCTTGGGCATTAGTGCAGGGATAACTGACTATGGGATAGATTATAGCTTACTGGAGGCGGTGGATGAAGATGATGATATTATTCACCAGGGAATTGTCAATGTGCTTGATCCTAATCTTAACCTTGGGCTATTTTATCACACCCCCAATTTTTATGCGGGAGTCAGCGCCTATAATGTGATCAATAATAAAGTATTTGAAAAACAGGGAATTGGTCGAGGCTACCAGGCATTTCATTTTTACCTGACTGCTGGAATGATGGTACCAATTTCTGACAATATATCATTTAAACCTTCGGTCCTTGCCAAGGAGGTAAAAGGGGCTCCTACCAATGTAGATCTGAACGCTTTGTTCTTGTTTTATGAAAGACTTTGGCTGGGAGGATCGTACAGGACGAACACAAAAGCATGGAAAAGTAATCTTCCAGAGAATTTGAGCAATCGGAATGCGGTGGCACTTATCGTGGAAATCTATGCCACGGAAGACTTCAGGGTGGGTTATGCCTATGATGTAAATATGAATGTCCTGCAGAATCACAGGCATAACTCGCATGAAATATCCCTAGGATATTATTTGTCCCCAAAAACGGTCAAGATGAGGAACCAAAGATGGTTTTAAATATGAAGAAAGTCATCGCACTTATATCGGTTTTATTGGTGACATTGACAGCCAGCGGCCAAAGTTCAATGCTTAGGTATGCTGAACAGCAAAAAGAGCAAACGAACTACAAGGTGGCTGCAGAGGTGTATGAAAAGGCCTATAATAGAAGGCCCACCTATACTTCGGCCAAAAATGCTGCCTATTGTTATTCAAAGAATAATGAATACAACCTATCCATTGAATGGTGGAAAAAGGCATTTGTTTTTACGGATGAGTACACGGATGAAGACATCACGGGTTTCCTTTCAGCTGCCCAAGCCCTTGGCAAAAGGGACCAAATGGTGGATTACCTGACAAAAAATGGGATATCCCAAAAGGGATATGGACAGGAAGCCCCAAGGCCCACCACTGCCCATGGGAGTGAGGACAGGGTACAATACCTGGAAGCGATCAACAGTACTGCTGCCGATTTTATCCTGGCCAAGGATACGTATGGCAACCGCTACTTTGTATCGGACAGAGGTGAGCTGTTGGATAATGTTAGGGTGAAGAAATTGAGGTTTGATGTCAAATCCAGAGTGTACGATAGAGACATTTATGAGTGGACTGGCCGTGAGTATCTTAAGATTTATCGTCAGGATAAGGATGGCAACATTGGGGCGATCAATATGGCTGGAAGTGGGTTTATGCACATGAGTGATCCCAGCATCGTAAATATTGAGGGAGTGGATTATATGTTCTTTTCTGTCACAAGAGACTTGAAAGAAAAAAGGAAGTCCCGTGATTTTGTGATACATCCCGAATTGTAT from Echinicola soli encodes the following:
- a CDS encoding RagB/SusD family nutrient uptake outer membrane protein — its product is MQPTIKKYSLFVIVTALLVSCNGEYLDISPRDRITEDQVWSDPSLIELYVNGIYAGVPHGFETHMWSKYTDEAYGDNTWLRGEWNPDNISSYGQSSNWIDYYEQAYKYIRRTNVFFSELDGTPLSDWERAALSGQVRFLRAFIYSHLLWRYGGVSIVEDVFELGDEYTFQRDSYGEVVEYIIGELESVLANPEVPEYISPGADSFGRVTKHAAMALKSRVYLYAASALTNTGNNISLWEKAASSAKEIIDLGAYQLHDNYSDVFLDVNEELIFARTFNSTTGHAATFINTNHVYGGYGGWGGRNAPSQNLVDDYEMANGQPPYLSDGSINPASGFDPQQPYENRDPRFYQTVIFNGDEFRPADRGNAGPKYDVTQEATAINNGEPVITGTVGPDNYKLNGDNSRTSYSLKKFIDRNLVISRSQAYPQPWIFFRLGEVYLNYAESSYHLGEEASARNYVNLIRERAGIPPLSDDVVGEELLGRIRNERRIELAFEGHRFFDVRRWMIAPETESKDIMGVDIFELPDNTLYFKEKVLIERPKWQDKFYWIPIPRAEINKDSGVAQSPGWD
- a CDS encoding PorP/SprF family type IX secretion system membrane protein; protein product: MGKLFKIVVFFVIVLGIMEGHAQQLPQFSQYIFNGLHINPGYAGYKEEGYLQSTYRSQWANFPGAPKTMSVTADFSANEGTMGFGFSFLHDQLGPSKTIGGMLTYAYHIQVGYDGFFGLGISAGITDYGIDYSLLEAVDEDDDIIHQGIVNVLDPNLNLGLFYHTPNFYAGVSAYNVINNKVFEKQGIGRGYQAFHFYLTAGMMVPISDNISFKPSVLAKEVKGAPTNVDLNALFLFYERLWLGGSYRTNTKAWKSNLPENLSNRNAVALIVEIYATEDFRVGYAYDVNMNVLQNHRHNSHEISLGYYLSPKTVKMRNQRWF